The Tautonia plasticadhaerens nucleotide sequence GGGGATCGGAACGATTCTCGCCCGTTCCGGCGCGTCTCGGAACCTCAATCCGACCCGGAACCGGATCCGGAGAGGACGCCGCCCGCCCGCGTGATCTGCGGGCGGGCGAGTGCGGCCCCCATCCTCGGGCAGACGCTCAGGGCATGGGCGGCCGCACGGTGGGGGAGGGCACGGGGTCGGTGATCGGGTCGGGCGCGGGCGCCGGCCGGGGGTCGGGGGTGACCCGGGGCAATGGATCGAGCTCGGGCTCCGGCTCCACCTCCGGCAACGGGGGCCGCACCGTCGGGTCGGCCGGGGAGGCCGATCCGGGGACGACGACCTCCGCCCGATCGGGTGCGACCAGCTCGCTGACGACCTGCGAGACGCCCAAGGTCGACGCCGCCAGGGCGACGGCCCGATCGGCGGCCTCCGCGCTGGGCACGCTCCCCCGGAGCAAGACCACGCCGCCGGGCCGGGACTCCAGATACAGCCGGGAGCCGGCCAGCTGCTTGTCCCAGTGCAGTCGGCTGTAGACCCGGGCGATCACCTCCATCGACTCGACGGCCCCCCTGGTCCGGGCGAAGGCCGTCCTCAGGCCCCGCTCGACGGCCCGGCCGGCCGTGTCGAGCGCCCCGCCCACGACCTCCCCGACCTGCTCCGCCGGGCCGTCGGGCCGGAGGAGCTGGGCGTTCCCGGTCGAGGCCGGCACGAGCATCCCGGCGAGGGTCACTGTCAGGCAGGTCACGGCGCCGAATCGCGTGCGGGTCCGCATCGTCGCATCCTCTTTTCTCATCATGCAGGCTCGGGGTCCGGGTTCGATCGCGACGGGTCGCCTCCCGACGGGCCGGGCAGGACGAAGCATCAATACCCATCGCTCGGGTCGGAGTCGAGCCGGATTGTCCGATTCGAGAGGTGTGTGTCGTGGTGGGCCGGGCTCGACGCTTGATCCACCGCAAGCCCCATGCCAGGTCCCCCCCGGGTGTCGGAGGGCGGGCCGCAACGGCCCCGGGGGGCCGTTGCGGCCGGGGTCGTCGTCAGCGATCGAGGGGCGACGACGGCGGCGGGCCGTCGAGCCTCCGGACCTGGACGAGGTTGTCGAAGAACGTCGCGCCGCCTCCCATGTCGGTGAGGGCGGACGAGGTGGTGGCGTTGACTCCCGAGCCCCCCGGGACGAGCCTCGACCAGTAGATGCCCGGGCTCGTCGCCGACCCCGACCTCACGGCCCCGGTCAGGGCCACCCGGGCGACGAACCGGCCCCGGTCATTGAAGACCTCGGCCCAGTCCCCCTCGGCCATCCCCCGCGAGGCGGCGTCCTCGGCCGAGAGCTCGATCGTCGGGTCGCCGGCGGCCTTGCGGTGGGACTCGGAGTTGGCGAACGTCGAGTTGAGGAACTGCGGCCGAGGCGGGCTGAGGAGCTGGATCGGGAACCGGGAGGCAAGCTCGGGCCGGGTCTGAGGGTCCTCGTGCGGCGGGACGAAGGAGGGCAGCGGGTCGAGCCCGTCGGCCTCCATCCGCGCCGAGTACAGCTCGCACTTTCCCGATGGGGTGGGGAAGACGCCGTCGGCGAACGGGCGATAGTCGTCGGGGAGGTCCAGGCGGATCGACCCGGCCTCCTTCAGCCGATCCGGCGCGATGCCGGCCAGGGCCGGGCCCCCGTCGAGGGCCTGACGCATCAGCGTCTCGTCGTCCGGGAACAGTTCGGGAGCGAACCCGAGCCGGGCGGCGAGGGCCCGGAAGACGTCGGCGTTCGACCGGCTCTCGCCCATCGGGGCGATCGCCCGGGGGTTGTGCATGACGAAGTGGTGGCCGTAGGACGTGTGGATGTCCTCGTGTTCCAGCTGCGAGGTGGCCGGCAGCACCACGTCGGCGTAGTCGACCGTGTCGGTCGGGAACAGCTCGTGGACGACGGTGAACAGGTCCTCTCGGAGAAATCCCTCGACCACCTTCCCCTGGTCCGGCGCCACGGCGGCCGGGTTGCAGTTGTAGACGTACAGGGCCCGGACCGGGGGGCCGGGCAGCTCGCCGAGCAGCGCCTCGCCCAGCCGATTCATGTTGATCGACCTCGTGCCGGGAGGGGACAGGTCGGGGCGGGTGAGGGCCATCGAGTTGAGCCCGTAGGTGCCGCTGGTCGACAGCAGCACGCCGCCGCCCCGATGGCGCCAGGCGCCGACGATCGCCGGCAGGCAGGCGATCGTCCGGACGGCCATCCCGCCCCCGCCGTGCCGCTGGAGCCCGTAGTTCACCCGGATCAGCGACGGGTGCTCGGTCGCATACCGCCGGGCCAGGGCCTCGATCTCCTCGGCGGCGACGCCGGTGATCTCCGACACCCGATCCGGCGGATACTCGTCCAAGGCCCGATCTCGGAGCCGATCGGCCCCGACGGTGCCCCGGTCGAGGTAGTCCTGGTCCTGCAAAAGGTCGCGCCAGATGACGTGCATCAGGCCCAGCGCCAGGGCGGCGTCGGTGCCGGGGCGGGGCTGCAGGTGCCAGTCGGAGCGTCGGGCGGTGGGGCTCCTGTAGGGGTCGATGGTGACGATCGTCGCGCCCCGCCGCTTGCGGGCCTCGATCATCAGGCTCCAGAGGTGGCTGTTGGTGTTCGCCGTGTTCGAGCCCCAGTTGATGACCAGCCGGCAGTCGACCGCCCCCATCGGGTCGGCGCCGAGGCGTCCGGCCCCCATCGTGTACTCGTAGCCCACCCCCCCGGCGGTGGCGCAGATCGTCCGGTCGAGCTTCGAGGCGCCGAGGAGGTGGAAGAAGCGGCGGTCCAGGCTCTCGGCCTGGATCTTCCCCATCGTGCCGTAATAGCTGTACGGCAGGATCGCCTGCGGCCCGTCGGGTGACCCGGCGACGGACCGGAACCGCTCGGCGATCAGGTCGATCGCCTCGTCCCAGCCGATCCGCTCGAACCGCCCCCGGCCCGGGCCCTTCGGGCCGACCCGACGCATCGGGTGCATCAGCCGATCGGGGCTGTAGACCCGGTCGAGGTACCTCGCCATCTTTTGGCAGAGGAACCCCCGGGTGAACGGGTGGTCGCGATCACCCCTCAGGTCGACCGCGACGCCGTCCCGCACGGTGACGACCATGCTGCACGTGTCCGGGCAGTCGAGCGGGCAGACGTTCTTGACGACGGTCAGCGGGGCGGTAGCCAAGGGGGCCGGTCTCCGATGGGAAGTTCGAGGGCTCGATGCCCCGTGGTCGGGAAGGCCCGAGCCGGGAGTCGACTCCGGGAGATCCGAGCTGATCAGGAGGCGATCGGCCGGACCGGGGGCTCGGGCCCCCGGCGCTCGGCATCCCGGACCGACCGCAGCAGGATCCCGCCGGCCAGGGCGGCTCCCACGATCGGGAGGATCCAGGTGAGGGTGAGCATCGACACATAAAGCAGTTCGACCAGGACCGAACCGGACGCCCGAAACGTCGCCTCCACCAGGGGCCACCAGAGGCGCTCGGCCCGGACATGGTAGCCGTACCAGAATTCACCGAGCGGGGAGCCGGGCGAGGACCGGCCCGCGAGGTACGACCCGGCCGCGATGCCGCCCCCCCAGAGGAAGCCGAGCCAGAACTCCCGGGCCCGGCCCCGTCCCCGAACGGCGAGCAAACCCCCGAAGTTGAACGCCAGCAGCAGCACGGCCCCCCCGATCCGCAACTCGAGCCCATGGCCGGCGATCATGGCCCGGACGGCCCCGAGGTCCGCGGCGAGCACCCCCACCGCGATCATCATCTGACCGATCTGGAACCGGAACCGCCACATCCGGCACGCCCCCAGGCCCGGGTCGTCGCCCCGCCTCACTCCCTGCCGGTCCACGCTCGCACAGCACGAGGGCCGAGACAAGGAGAATGCCGGCCCATCCGCCCCCCCGATCCGGGGGTGACAGCCCCCCATCCCCGCCGACACCCCCGGGCCCCGGGACGTTCGCCCGCTTGCCTGAGGATCGCCCCGCGCCCAGAATAGCCCCATGAACGATCCCCCCTGGCGAATCGCGATCGAACGGGCATTGACCCTCCAGGGCCACGACCCGGCCTCTCGCTGGGTGCAACTGGCGACCGTCGCCCTCGACGGGGCGCCGGCGGTGAGGACGGTCGTCTTCCGGGGGTTCCTGCCGGGCGCCGACACGCTCGAATTCACCACCGATCTCCGCAGCGCCAAGGCCGAGCAGCTCGCCGAGGATTCCCGGGCCGAGGCCTGCTGGCTGTTCCGGGAGAGCCGGGAGCAATTCCGCCTGGCCGGGCGGCTCCGGCTGGTCGCCGAGGACCACCCCGAGGCCGACCTGGCCGCAGCCCGGCTCGCGAGATGGGGGGAGGCGCCGACCTCGACCCGCCTGAGCTTCTCCTGGCCCGACCCCGGCGCCCCCCGGGCCGAGCCCAGGCGGTTCCGCGTCCCGGCCCCCGAGCCCGACCGCCCCCCGCCCACCTTCGCCCTGCTGCTGCTGGAGCCCGACCGGGTCGACCACCTGGACCTCCGCCCCGATCCCCACGCCCGGATCCGCTACCACCGCCCCGGAGGACCAGGCGGCAGGGCCCCCTGGGAGGCGGTCGAGGTCAACCCCTGAGCCCGGAGGAGCCCTATCGTGCTCCCCTCGGGCAGCACCCCGAGGCCGAGGCCGAGCGGCTCCGCAGGCCGATCAGCGCCCGGGCGTCTGCGGGCGCTCGTCTTCGTCGACCGAGACCCCGTCCATGATCTCCTCGACCCGGGACTCTCCGAAGACTCGGATGACCTCGGCCCGGAGGCGGTCGAGATCCTCGGCCGAATCGACTTCCCCGGACAGGGATGCCGCCCCGATCGACAGTTCCTCGATCTCGACCCCGGAGAACGCGGGATCGGCGGCGAGGATCGGCTTGAGGAGCGCCCGATCGTCGAGAAATCGGCGATGGTAGGCGTTCGTCTCGCCCTGCAGGCCGCCGACCGCCCAGCCAATCCCGAACGAGACGGCCAGGGCCCCGAGCAGGGCGGCCACGCGCGATAGCCGGCCGATCATGCCGGCGCCCCTCCTCGATCGAGCCGCTCCATCAGCAACCGCAAGTACGAGCGCACCTCGACCTGATCGGCCCCCAGGCCGAGCCGGCCGGCCAGCTCCAGGACGTATTGCTGGGCCTCGGGAAGGTCCGCCGGCCCGTGGGCGATCGCCTCGACCTCGGCGAAGACCCCGAGGCCGTCGACCGTGTCGAGCCCCACCTGCATGGGCCTCCCCTCGAAGCTCAGGCGGTAGCCGATGCGCGTCTTCCGCACCGTCGCCACCGGGCGGAAGCCGAGGTTGACGAACAGCCGCTCCATCCGGGCCAGGGAGTCGGCGCCGGCCTCGTAGGTCAGCTCCAGCTCCTCCCGGGTCTTGGTCGGGCCCGCGAGCTTCGGCCCCTTGTACGTGACCCGGTTCTCCGCCCCATCGCGGCGGAGTCGGAGCGCCTCGTCCGTCTCACGGAAGTCGCGGGACGGGTGCGACAAATAAATATCCTCTTGTTCGACCGCTTCCCCCGCCTGCCCCCCCAGCTCCGCCAGGAGACGCGCTAGCGCCGCGTGGTCGGCCCCCCGGAACTTCATCTCGACCTCGAACGGGCTCATCGTCAATGCTCCGGAACATGCCTGCATGATGAGGGATCGAGATGGGCGGATACGCGGCAGCCTATCCCTCCCCCCCCGGCCGGTCAACCGCCCCCCCGGCCGGGACTCGACTTCGGGCCTCCCGCCTCCTACGATTCCCCCACACATCCGACAGTTGTCCCAGGGGCCCCGGACGCGGGGAGCCCCCGGGGCGGTCGACCGACCGATCGGGCCTTCCCACCCGTCTCCCGAACCGATCGAGGCTTGAGGATCATGAACGCCGACGCCCCCCGACCGCCGCAGCAGGCCCGACTCCGGGGCCCAGGGCTGGGACCTCGCGGCCTGATGCGATGGGTCTACACGAGCAACCCCTTCTACGTCATCAGCGCCGGGCTGGTCTTCCTCGGGCTGCGAGCCTCCTTCGACGCGAGGGGGCCGGCCGTCGAGACCGGGGCCTTGATGGTCGGCCTGGCCTCCTACACCCTCCTGCTGGCGGCCACGGCGGTGTTCCTGGTGCGACGGGGCAAGGTCTGGGACGACGTGAGGACGGTCCTCCTGCTCGTCGTCCTCATGTTCCTGGCCACCTCGGTTGCCTTCGACGAGACGCTCGCCGGCAGCCCGGCGACGGGGGGGACGCTGTACCTGGTCGGCCTCGGATTCGCCATGCTCGTCAGCGAGTCGGTGCTCCGGAGGCTCGGGCTCGGGCTGAGGGCGTGGTATCGCCTGCCCTATCACCTGATGCTCGCGCTCTTCTTCCTCTACCCGATCGGCCTGGCGACCCGGGTCGGCCGCCCCGACGACCCGGGCCTGATGTGGGCCCTCTTCGGCTTCTCGCCGATGGCGGGGCTGGCCTGCCTGGCCCTGCTGCCGGCGGCGAGGCGAGGCCCGCCCTACGCCGAGAAGGACGGCAGCCCCTGGCGATGGCCCCTCTACCCCTGGGTCCTGTTCGGCCTTCTCGCCGCGGCGGCCTGCGCCCGGTCCTACTCGCTCTGCGTGTCGTTCCACTTCGTGATGGAGGACCGGTCGATCTTCGGTCCCTATTTCCTCGTGCCCGTCCTGATGCCCTGCGCGGTCCTGCTGCTGGAACTGGGCCGATCGAGCCGAGGCAAGGGGGCGGGCCGGGTCTCCACGACCCTGGCCCTGCTGGCCCCGATCGGCCTGCTGGCCCTGGCGATGCTCGGCCACGACCGGCCGGACCCGGTCTACCATCGGTTCCTCTCCGAGTTCCGGGGCCGGCTCGGGGGCACCCCGGCCTTCCTCACCCTGCTGGGCGCCCTGCCCCTCTACATCCTGGCGATCCGACGCCGGGTCCCCGGCGGGCTCGACGCCCTGTCCCTGGCCCTGGTGGCCCTGGCGGTCGTCGGGCCGACGACCCTGGACCTCGACTCGCTCTCCCCCGCTCGGCCGATGCCGTTGGCGCTGGCATCGCTGGTCCAGGCGATCCCGGCGATCCGGCGCCGGGACGAGGCCCGAGGGCTGATCGCCTCGGCCTTCGCGATCGGTTCGGTCGCCTCGGCGATGCCCGACTCGGCACCGGGGGCGCTCCCGGTGATCGTCGCGGCCCACCTGGCGTTGCTCGCGGCGATGGGGTTCGGCCTGCGGCCGGGGGATCTCGGCGGACTGTCGCGCGACCTCGCCCTGGCGATGATCCCGATGCTCGGGCTGGCCTGGCTCTCCGGCGGCTTCGCCAACCTGTTCGACCGGCTCGGGCCGGCGGCCGACGCGTGCTACCTGCCGGCGCTGGCGTGCCTGTCCGGATCGTACGCGGCGATCGGCGGCGGCCGGCCGTTCTCCCGGGCGGCGGTGATCCTGCTGGCGGGCTGGTCGCTCCTCTACGGGGCCCGATGGTATCTCGCCCTGCGTCGGTTCGTCCCCGGGCTCGACCAGATCATGCTCGGCCTGCTCTCGTTCCTGGTCGCGACGCTGATCAGCCTGGCCAAGGCCGGCCTCCTGCCCCGGCGGAGGCCGCCGGGCTGCCTCGCCCTGCCCGGGGAATCCGAGGGCCCGCCTCGGGGCCCCTCGGGCTGCCCTTGATCCGGCCCGACAGCCATGGACTCGGGGATCGAGGCCCGGGGGACTCCTCCGATCGGCGAGGGTCCGGCGTCCCCCGGGCGTACCTCCCGAAGCCCGTCGTCGGACCATGCTCCGACGACGGCTCCAGGATCAGCCGAGCCACTCCGGCGCGTGCCGGGCGTCGTCCGGGACATGCTCGGAGAGGAGGTCGCGGAGGTCCAGCCGCATCAGCTCGGCCAGGCGCTTGCTCGGCGTACGCTCGATCTCCTGGACGAGCTTCAGCGCCAGCACGTGCCACTCGGTCGCCGCGTGGGGGCAGGTGAAGACGTCCCGCCGCCGCTTCGAGCCGGCCATCGATTCGGCCAGGCCGGCGGCGGTGGGCACGTCTCGCCTGGCGTCGCAGGCCGTCCCGCAGACGCGGCAACGGGCCTCGTCGAGCTCGCCGGGCTCGGCGTAGATGATGTCATAGCCTTTGTGGTGCATCTCAATACAGCTCATAGATGTGCTCGCCGCCGTGCGCCGGGTTGCCGATGAGCGTCCGGCTGCGGAGGTCGACCACGAAGTCCAGGTGCTCCAGCGGCAACTGGCCGATCAGCGCCGGGGTCCCGTCAGGGACTTCGAGCACGTCCATGGTGCAACTCCGGCCCCGATCGTCAGCCGGACTGCCTCGTACATGCCGGCCTCGCCGACCCCGGAGCTGCTCCGGACCCGCCTGGTGCCCGTCCGGGAGAGGCCGAGGCGTCGGATCATCTCGGTCGGCAACGAGAGCAGGGTGGCTCCCGTGTCGACGAGGGCATCGGGCACCGTCTCGGCTCGGGCCTCGTCCGGGGTCATCACTCCCTTCTTCACGGCCCAGAGATCCTCGAGGTTTTCGATCCTGGCCTCGGTCACGGCTCGACCCACCGGTTCCGTCTCCATCGGTTTGCCTCCTTCGAGACGATGACTCCCACTCGGCCATGCGATCGGAAAGGATCCGCCCTCGGCCAACTCCGCGACCCGGGCCGGAGGGAGGCTCACGACCGGAAGGCCTCCGGCACCGGCGGGGCGGCCGGACGGTCGGGGCGGAAGTCGGTCAGGTCGACGAACGGGCGGCGCCCGAGCAGCAGGTCCGCCACGACCTCGGCGGTCGCGGGCGAGAGCTGCAAGCCCGACCGGCGGTGGCCGGCGGCCACGATCAGGTTTTCATACCCCGGGACGACCCCGATGATGGGCCGCGAGTCCATGCTGCCGGGCCTCAACCCGGCCCAGGTGGCCTCGACGGCCGAGTCGGCCAGCACCGGGCAGAGGCGGATCGCCAGGTCGATCAGGTCCCTCGAAGCCGAGGCGGTCGGCCGGGCGTCGAAGCCGGCGTCCTCCTCGGTGGCGCCGACGAGCACCCGGCCGTCGTCCCGGGGGACGAGGTACCGGCTGCCCAGCTCGACGATCCGCCGCAGGACCGGCCGCTCCGACCGCAGCAGGACGATCTGCCCCTTCACCGGGGGCGTCGCCACCCGGACTCCCAGCGAGCCGAGCAGATCCCCGGTCCACGGCCCCGCCGAGACGACCGCCGAGCCGCAGGGGATCGGCCCCGCCGGCGTCTTCACGGCGATCACCCGACCGCCGCTGACCTCGAATCCGGTGCATGGCACGCCGGGGAGGAGCCTCGCCCCCCGCCGCCCGGCCGAGTCGGCCAGCGCCCGCAAGTGCCGGGGGTTGCGGATCTGGGCGCGGTCGGGCACGAAGTAGGCAACCCGGAGCTCGGGGCTCAGTGCCGGCTCGACCCGGTCGAAGTCCCTCGGCTCCAGCCGCTCGAAGGCGATCCCCTCGGCCCGCCAGCGGCCCGCGGCGGCCATCAGGTCGTTCTCCCCCTTGGGATCGAAGGCGACGTCGACGGCGCCGGACCGTCGGTAGCCGTTGTCGATGCCCGTCTCCTCCCGGAGCCGCTCCGACCACTCGGGGTACAGGCCGGCGCTCCGGGTCCGGAGCCTGGCCATCGGCAGCGCCTGGGGGATCTCCGAACCCGGGGCGATGATCCCCGCCCCCGCCCAGCTCGCCTCCCGTCCCAGCTCCCGGCGGTCGAGCACGACCGGCCGCAACCCCTCCCGCGCGAGCAGGTAGGCGATCGACAGGCCGATCACGCCGCCGCCGACGACGACGACATCCGGGTGCGACTTCGATTCGGGCATCGGTCCTCCTTCGAGTCGATCCTAGCAGAACGGCCCGATCGGCGCCGATCCGGTGGGGATGCGGGGCGGGCGAGCGTCGAGCGGCCTGCGAGGCCGGGGCTCGCCCGGCCGGCCCCGATCCATCCCCACCCTCCCCGGGACGGCATGCCGTCCCCCTCCCCCCTCCTAGGCGACCCGGCGAGGGTTCCCCCTCCCGGCCCCGGGTTTCGACCTGGGCCCTTGCCAACGGCCGATCGGCCGACCATAGTGCACACTGCGCGGCCCCACCCCGCCCGTCGACCGAGGCCGCCCCGTGTCGGCATCTTCCGCGACGCGATGCGACGCGAGACGCCATCGCCCCCCAGGGAGGTCCCCCCCGATGCCACCTGAAGACATCAAGGCCCCGGACGCCGTCGAGCGACCGGGCCACAGCCGCCGCGACTTCCTGCGGGGCTCGGGCCTGGCCGCCGCCGGCGTCGCGCTGGCCGGATCGGCCGCCGACGAGGCCCGAGCCGACGTCGAGACCGTCGACGGCGTCGAGATCTATTCCGGCTCCTGCCCGATCGAGCTGCAGGTCAACGGCGAGGCGATGAGCGTCACCGTCGAGCCGCGCTCGACCCTGCTCGATACGCTCCGCAACCGGCTCGACGTGACCGGCCCGAAGCGCGTCTGCGACCGGGCCAGCTGCGGCGCCTGCACCGTCATCCTCGACGGCGACGCGGTCTACTCCTGCACCACCCTGGCGATCTCCTGCACCGGCCACGAGGTCCGCACGCTGGAGAGCTTCGAGACCGCCGAGGGGAGCGTGCCGCACGCCTTCCACCAGAACGACGCCCTGATGTGCGGCTACTGCACGCCGGGCTTCGTCACCGCTTGCCAGGCCTGGCTGGAGAAGAACCCCGGCGAGGAGCCGACCATCGACGACATCAAGCAGGGGCTCGACGGCAACATCTGTCGCTGCGGCACGTACATCGGCGTCTTCCAGGCGGCCCTCGACGCCGCCAAGGCCATGCAGAACGGGAGGGCCTGAGCCATGGCGACCTGGCCCGAAACCACCAAGGTCATCCACACCGAGGTCCCCCGGCTCGACGGCCTGGCCAAGGCCTCCGGCCGAGCCAAGTACCCCTCGGACGAGCGGCCCGACGGCCTCCTCTTCGCCGTCGTGCTGCACAGCCCCCACGCCCACGCCAAGATCACCAAGATCGACACCTCCGAGGCCGAGTCGATCCCCGGCGTCAAGGCCGTCCACCTGATCGCCCAGGAGGGGGCCACCGTCCGCTACCACGGCGAGGAGATCGCCGCCGTCGCCGCCGAGACCGAGGAACTCGCCCGGGACGGCTGCCGCGCCATCAAGATCGACTTCGAGGTCCTCCCCCACGCCGCCACCGAGGAGCAGGCCCTCGCCGAGGGCGCCCCCAAGCTCACCCCCCGGGGCAACACCCAGGAGGGCCGGGCCCAGGAGGACGGCGACCCCGACGCAGCGCTGGAGCAGGCCGCCGCCAAGGTCGAGGGGCACTACTCCCTGCCGGTCATCACCCACGTCTGCTTGGAGACCCACGGCCAGGTCGTCCGCTGGGACGGCCCGGACAAGATGACCGTCTGGGCCAGCACCCAGAACGTCGACGGCGTCGAGGCCGAGATGGCCGGGGCCTTCGAGATCCCGGCCCCCAACGTCACCGTCTTCACCGAGGTCATGGGCGGCGGCTTCGGCTCCAAGTTCGGCGCCGACAGCTGGGGCGTCACCGCCGGGGAGCTCGCCAAGAAGGCCGGCCAGCCCGTCTGGCTGTTCCTCGACCGCGTCCAGGAGCACCTCACCGCCGGCAACCGCCCCAGCGCCTCGGCGAAGATCACCCTGGCCGCCGACCAGGACGGCAAGATCACCGCCCTGGTGGCCGAGACCCAGGGCACCGGCGGCATCTCCCGGGGGGCCGCCTTCCCGCTGCCCTACGTCTACGAGGTGCCCAACAGCCGACGGGTCCACGTCGACGTCCGCGTCAACGGCGGCAACGCCCGCGCCATGCGCGCCCCGGGACACCCCCAGGGCTGCGCCATGATGGAGTTCGCCGTCGACGACCTGGCCGAGACGCTCGGCATGGACCCGCTTCAGGTCCGCCTCAAGAGCCTCGCCCAGGAGGACATCGTCCCCAGCGGGGCCGGGGACCCGGTCAACCGGACCGAGGTCTACAAGGAGCAGGTCGAGCTGGGCAGCAAGGCCATCGGCTGGGACCGGCGCAAGAGCCGGGCCGACAACGCCAAGGCCGAGGGCCCGCTCAAGCGCGGCTTCGGCATGGCCCTGCACCAGTGGGGCGGCGGCGGGCGGCCCGACAAGCAGGTCACCTGCATCGTCAACCCCGACGGCTCGGTCGAGATCCGCAGCGCCACCCAGGACATCGGCACCGGCTGCCGCACGATCCTCGCCCAGATCGCCGCCGAGGTCTTCGGCCTGAAGACCACCGACATCACCTCCAACATCGGCAACTCCCAGTTCCCGCCCGGCCAGGCCTCCGGCGGCTCGACCACCACCCCGTCGATGGCCCCCCCGGCGTATAACGCCGCGCTGAAGGCCCGGGAGGCCCTCTTCGCCAAGATCGCCGGCGCCCTGGACGCCGAGCCGGGCGACCTGGAGGCCCGCGACGGCGTCATCCTCGTCAAGGGCGAGCGCGAGGTCCCCTGGAAGGAGGCCTGCCGCAAGCTCGGCACCATGCCGGTCAACGTCACCGAGGGCTACCTCGAAGGGCTCACCGCCCAGGGCGTCGCCGGCTGCCAGTTCGCCGACGTGACCGTCGACGTCGAGACCGGCGTGGTCAAGCTCAACAAGATCGTCGCCGTGCAGGACACCGGCCTGATCCTCAACCCCCTGACCTGGAAGAGCCAGGTCTACGGCGGCGTGATCATGGGCCTCAACTACGGCCTCTTCGAAGAACTCGTGATGGACCCGACCACCGGCCTGTCCCTGAACCCCGACATGGAGCTCTACAAGCTCGCCGGGGCCAGCGACATCCCGGAGATCGAGATCATCCCCTTCGACAACGAGCAGATGCGCAAGCGGGGCGTGATCGGCGTCGGCGAGCCGCCGACGATCGCCACCGCCGCCGCCATCGGCAACGCCGTGGCCAACGCCCTCGGCACCCGCGTCCCCAGCTTCCCCATGTCCCCCTGGAACGTCCTCAACGCCCTGGCCAAGGCCTGATCCCCCGCCGTCGGCGACCGGTCGCCGGAGCCGTCGGGCCGATGCGATGAGACACGAGCGATGACGCATGGCGGATGGTGGATGACCGACTTGAGTTGACCGCCCGAGCCCGGGACCCCGGTCATCCGGCATCCGACATCCTCGCTCGCCCATCCATCGGCCCGCCCCCCCGCCCGGAGCCGCCCCGAGGATCGCCCCGAGGAGCTACCGATTCCCATGAATGCCTTCGAATACGCCAGCCCGACCAGCGTCGAGCAGGCCGTTCGGGCCCTGGCCGGCGCCCAGTCCAGCGAGGGCCTCTCCGGCGGCACGGACCTGCTCTGCCGCCTGAAGGATTACATCTCCAGCCCCGACCGCGTCGTCTACCTCAAGGCGATCGGCGACGAGGGCTTCCGCGGCATCACCGCCGAGGGCGACAAACTCGCCATCGGTGCCGGCACCACGTTGGCCCAGTTGCTCGAGGACGAGACGATCGCCTCGAAGTACCCGGCCCTCAAGCAGGCCGCCCGGTCGATCGCCACGCCGCAGATCCGCAACATGGCGACCGTCGCCGGCAACCTGCTCCAGCGCCCCCGGTGCTGGTACTATCGCTCGGGCTTCGGCCTGCTCGGCGGCCGCCGCGACGAGGGCTCCCAGGAGAAGCTCGTCCGGGAGTTGGAGGGCGAGTTCGCCCCCTACAACATCAACCTCGTCGGCCTGCCCGAGGACGGCCACCTCGTCCGGCTGGGCGACAACCGCTACCACGCCATCTTCATGACCGACGGCGACGCCCTCTACGTCAACCCCTCCAACCTCGCACCCGCCCTGATCGCCCTGGGGGCCGAGGCCGAGGTCGTCGGTTCGAACGGCAAGCGCACCGTCCCGGTCGCCGAGCTGTAC carries:
- a CDS encoding (2Fe-2S)-binding protein, whose amino-acid sequence is MPPEDIKAPDAVERPGHSRRDFLRGSGLAAAGVALAGSAADEARADVETVDGVEIYSGSCPIELQVNGEAMSVTVEPRSTLLDTLRNRLDVTGPKRVCDRASCGACTVILDGDAVYSCTTLAISCTGHEVRTLESFETAEGSVPHAFHQNDALMCGYCTPGFVTACQAWLEKNPGEEPTIDDIKQGLDGNICRCGTYIGVFQAALDAAKAMQNGRA
- a CDS encoding xanthine dehydrogenase family protein molybdopterin-binding subunit, with the protein product MATWPETTKVIHTEVPRLDGLAKASGRAKYPSDERPDGLLFAVVLHSPHAHAKITKIDTSEAESIPGVKAVHLIAQEGATVRYHGEEIAAVAAETEELARDGCRAIKIDFEVLPHAATEEQALAEGAPKLTPRGNTQEGRAQEDGDPDAALEQAAAKVEGHYSLPVITHVCLETHGQVVRWDGPDKMTVWASTQNVDGVEAEMAGAFEIPAPNVTVFTEVMGGGFGSKFGADSWGVTAGELAKKAGQPVWLFLDRVQEHLTAGNRPSASAKITLAADQDGKITALVAETQGTGGISRGAAFPLPYVYEVPNSRRVHVDVRVNGGNARAMRAPGHPQGCAMMEFAVDDLAETLGMDPLQVRLKSLAQEDIVPSGAGDPVNRTEVYKEQVELGSKAIGWDRRKSRADNAKAEGPLKRGFGMALHQWGGGGRPDKQVTCIVNPDGSVEIRSATQDIGTGCRTILAQIAAEVFGLKTTDITSNIGNSQFPPGQASGGSTTTPSMAPPAYNAALKAREALFAKIAGALDAEPGDLEARDGVILVKGEREVPWKEACRKLGTMPVNVTEGYLEGLTAQGVAGCQFADVTVDVETGVVKLNKIVAVQDTGLILNPLTWKSQVYGGVIMGLNYGLFEELVMDPTTGLSLNPDMELYKLAGASDIPEIEIIPFDNEQMRKRGVIGVGEPPTIATAAAIGNAVANALGTRVPSFPMSPWNVLNALAKA
- a CDS encoding FAD binding domain-containing protein produces the protein MNAFEYASPTSVEQAVRALAGAQSSEGLSGGTDLLCRLKDYISSPDRVVYLKAIGDEGFRGITAEGDKLAIGAGTTLAQLLEDETIASKYPALKQAARSIATPQIRNMATVAGNLLQRPRCWYYRSGFGLLGGRRDEGSQEKLVRELEGEFAPYNINLVGLPEDGHLVRLGDNRYHAIFMTDGDALYVNPSNLAPALIALGAEAEVVGSNGKRTVPVAELYRVPTEEGERELTTSTDEVMTRVVVPAPKGTSAFYEIRQKISHDWPIVIAAVSLAMDGDTVSEASIMLGGVAPIPYRAEAAEAAIKGKAIDRSTAEAAGQAATEGAQPLSKNAYKVPLVKTAVKRALLRAAGDEYWSKMEA